In Elusimicrobiota bacterium, a single window of DNA contains:
- a CDS encoding dipeptide ABC transporter ATP-binding protein, which translates to MLADRGGVHGEVPPPRVDGGGQVSPAPLLRVKGLKKHFDVRKGFFGEKTTVKAVDGVSFDVMPQESFAVVGETGCGKTTLGKLVLALEKSTEGSVLFDGADVSKMNAAELKTMRRQMQVIFQDPYSSLNPRMTVEDIITEPWVIHDMHKDPAERAQKLAKLLDDCGIAKSYLPRHPHEFSGGQRQRVGIARALALDPKLVVADEPVSALDVSIQAQILNLLKDLQKERKLAYLFISHDFSVVRHLCTRIAVMYLGRVVEMADSETLFNDPQHPYTEALLSAVPVPDPSIEKRRKRILLTGDVPSPLKPPSGCRFHPRCRYMKETCRVNDQPLIVAKPGHETACEVLPFKDKRSEAALVAL; encoded by the coding sequence CTGCTGGCTGATCGAGGGGGAGTCCACGGAGAAGTCCCACCGCCACGAGTCGACGGGGGCGGCCAAGTGAGCCCGGCGCCCCTCCTGCGGGTCAAAGGCCTCAAGAAGCACTTCGACGTCCGCAAGGGCTTCTTCGGAGAGAAGACGACGGTCAAGGCCGTCGACGGCGTCTCCTTCGACGTGATGCCGCAGGAGAGCTTCGCCGTCGTCGGCGAGACCGGCTGCGGCAAGACCACGCTCGGCAAGCTCGTGCTCGCGCTCGAGAAGTCCACCGAGGGCTCGGTGCTCTTCGACGGCGCCGACGTCTCCAAGATGAACGCCGCCGAGCTCAAGACGATGCGCCGCCAGATGCAGGTCATCTTCCAGGATCCCTACTCCAGCCTCAACCCGCGCATGACCGTCGAGGACATCATCACGGAACCGTGGGTCATCCATGACATGCACAAGGATCCCGCGGAAAGGGCCCAAAAGCTTGCGAAGCTGCTCGACGACTGCGGGATCGCCAAGTCCTATCTTCCCCGGCATCCTCACGAGTTCTCCGGCGGTCAAAGACAAAGAGTCGGCATCGCCCGTGCTTTGGCGTTGGACCCGAAGCTCGTCGTGGCCGACGAGCCCGTCTCCGCCCTCGACGTCTCGATCCAAGCCCAGATTTTGAATCTCTTGAAGGATCTTCAGAAAGAGCGCAAACTGGCGTATCTGTTCATCTCCCACGACTTCTCCGTCGTCCGGCATCTCTGCACCCGCATCGCCGTCATGTATCTCGGCCGGGTCGTCGAGATGGCCGACTCCGAGACGCTGTTCAACGACCCCCAGCACCCCTACACCGAGGCCCTTCTGTCCGCCGTGCCGGTCCCCGATCCGTCCATCGAGAAGCGGCGCAAACGGATATTGCTCACCGGCGACGTGCCCTCGCCGCTGAAGCCGCCGTCCGGCTGCCGCTTCCATCCGCGGTGCCGCTACATGAAGGAGACCTGCCGCGTCAACGATCAGCCGCTCATCGTGGCCAAGCCCGGACACGAAACCGCCTGCGAGGTCCTCCCGTTCAAGGACAAGCGCAGCGAAGCCGCGCTCGTCGCCCTCTAA
- a CDS encoding ABC transporter substrate-binding protein gives MMRLFLVVALLLATVPASAAGEVKNPGVYTYLTISDADSLDPAYSYDTASHMLGMNLYEPLFQFEKTSTSKLIPLIAAEVPSQENGGISPDGRTYAIPIRKGVRFHDGTPMTPEDVKWSIQRFILFDRAAGPSALLMEPLLGYASTRGEDGKILPDVWKDLQRAVSLQGDKLILRLPRPYAPLLTILASWAPVLPKAWAVQNGDWDGTEATWQKHNNPSKESSPFFERAMGTGPFKLERWDRKTKEFILARNELYWRAPAKLKNVVIKGVAEFGTRKLMLQAGDADAIYADRPLLTQLQGIPGVKVIDDLPTVEMSPVVFFTYQINAQGNSFLGSGKLDGKGIPADFFSDKDVRKAFAYAFDYKGFISDVMRGKGTQATGPIPKSLPGHNPKGRKYSLDMKKAEEHFRKAWGGKVWEQGFKFTIAFNTANLPRQTVCQILKRNVEGLNPKFKIDVRAVEWPTFLDNYKQSKLPIFVMGWNADYPDPHNFAFPMLHSKGDYPATQKFKNPEFDRLVEEANAETSASRRKDLYAKLQDLAFEEAPQLYIIDAVRYRTQREWVKGWYHNPIFPDSPYGSYFYPISKE, from the coding sequence GTGATGCGGCTATTCCTCGTCGTGGCGCTCCTCCTGGCGACCGTCCCGGCCTCGGCCGCCGGCGAGGTCAAGAACCCCGGCGTCTACACCTACCTGACGATCTCGGACGCCGACAGCCTCGACCCGGCGTACTCGTACGACACCGCGAGCCACATGCTCGGCATGAACCTGTACGAGCCGCTGTTCCAGTTCGAGAAGACCTCGACCTCGAAGCTGATCCCGCTGATCGCCGCGGAGGTCCCGAGCCAGGAGAACGGGGGGATCTCGCCCGACGGGCGCACCTACGCCATCCCGATCCGCAAGGGCGTCCGGTTCCACGACGGCACGCCGATGACCCCCGAGGACGTGAAGTGGTCCATCCAGCGCTTCATCCTGTTCGACCGCGCCGCGGGCCCCTCTGCCCTGCTGATGGAGCCCCTTCTCGGGTACGCGTCGACCCGCGGAGAGGACGGCAAGATCCTGCCGGACGTCTGGAAGGACCTCCAGAGGGCCGTGAGCCTGCAGGGCGACAAGCTCATCCTGCGCCTGCCGCGGCCGTACGCGCCGCTGCTGACCATACTCGCCTCGTGGGCCCCCGTGCTCCCCAAGGCCTGGGCCGTCCAGAACGGGGACTGGGACGGGACCGAGGCGACCTGGCAGAAGCACAACAACCCGAGCAAGGAGTCCTCGCCCTTCTTCGAGCGCGCGATGGGCACGGGGCCGTTCAAGCTCGAGCGCTGGGACCGCAAGACGAAGGAGTTCATCCTGGCCCGCAACGAGCTGTACTGGCGCGCGCCGGCGAAGCTCAAGAACGTGGTCATCAAGGGCGTCGCCGAGTTCGGCACGCGCAAGCTGATGCTCCAGGCCGGCGACGCCGACGCGATCTACGCGGACCGCCCGCTGCTGACCCAGCTGCAGGGCATCCCGGGCGTGAAGGTCATCGACGACCTTCCGACGGTCGAGATGAGCCCGGTCGTGTTCTTCACCTACCAGATCAACGCCCAAGGCAACTCCTTCCTCGGCAGCGGCAAGCTCGACGGCAAGGGCATTCCCGCCGACTTCTTCTCCGACAAGGACGTGCGCAAGGCGTTCGCCTACGCGTTCGACTACAAGGGCTTCATCAGCGACGTGATGCGCGGCAAGGGCACCCAGGCGACGGGCCCCATCCCGAAGTCGCTCCCCGGCCACAACCCGAAGGGACGGAAGTACTCGCTCGACATGAAGAAGGCCGAGGAGCATTTCCGCAAGGCGTGGGGCGGGAAGGTCTGGGAGCAGGGCTTCAAGTTCACCATCGCCTTCAACACCGCCAACCTCCCGCGGCAGACGGTATGCCAGATCCTGAAGCGCAACGTCGAGGGGCTCAACCCCAAGTTCAAGATCGACGTGCGCGCCGTCGAGTGGCCGACCTTCCTCGACAACTACAAGCAGTCGAAGCTCCCGATCTTCGTGATGGGCTGGAACGCCGACTACCCCGACCCGCACAACTTCGCGTTCCCGATGCTGCACTCGAAGGGCGACTATCCGGCGACGCAGAAGTTCAAGAACCCGGAGTTCGACCGCCTGGTGGAGGAGGCCAACGCCGAGACGAGCGCCTCCCGGCGCAAGGACCTCTACGCGAAGCTCCAGGACCTGGCGTTCGAGGAGGCGCCGCAGCTCTACATCATCGACGCCGTCCGCTACCGCACCCAGCGCGAGTGGGTGAAGGGGTGGTATCACAACCCCATCTTCCCCGACTCGCCCTACGGAAGCTACTTTTACCCGATCTCCAAGGAATAG
- a CDS encoding ABC transporter ATP-binding protein: protein MSEPVLSVRGLRTHFITRERTVKAVDGVTYQLHPGKTLAVVGESGSGKSVHALSILRLLPEPPAKVVGGEILFQGRDLLKMGAEEMRAIRGNRIAMIFQEPMTSLNPVIRVGEQIAEAVVLHQGVSQEKAWAKAVDLLKKVGIPHPEERVNDYPHQFSGGMRQRAMIAIALSCEPDVLIADEPTTALDVTIQAQILELMKDLQREYHMAIILITHNIGVVAEMADDVVVMYAGRPVEHAPIGELFNTPKHPYTKGLLGSVPSIYVRKERLEAIAGQPPDLSGGFVGCPFAPRCPSVMERCKTDDPPQFHLAGERMSNCWLIEGESTEKSHRHESTGAAK from the coding sequence GTGAGCGAGCCCGTCCTCTCCGTCCGCGGCCTGCGGACGCACTTCATCACGCGCGAGCGGACCGTCAAGGCGGTGGACGGCGTCACCTACCAGCTCCATCCCGGCAAGACCCTCGCCGTCGTCGGCGAATCCGGGTCGGGCAAGAGCGTCCACGCGCTCAGCATCCTCCGCCTTCTCCCGGAACCGCCCGCGAAGGTGGTCGGCGGCGAGATCCTGTTCCAAGGCCGGGACCTGCTGAAGATGGGCGCCGAGGAGATGCGCGCGATCCGCGGCAACCGCATCGCGATGATCTTCCAGGAGCCGATGACGAGCCTCAACCCCGTCATCCGGGTCGGCGAGCAGATCGCCGAGGCCGTCGTCCTGCATCAGGGCGTCTCGCAGGAGAAGGCCTGGGCCAAGGCCGTCGACCTCCTCAAGAAGGTCGGCATACCGCATCCCGAGGAGCGGGTCAACGACTACCCGCACCAGTTCTCCGGCGGCATGCGCCAGCGCGCGATGATCGCCATCGCCCTGTCCTGCGAGCCCGACGTCCTCATCGCCGACGAGCCGACGACCGCCCTCGACGTCACCATCCAGGCCCAGATCCTCGAGCTGATGAAGGACCTCCAGCGCGAGTACCACATGGCCATCATCCTGATCACGCACAACATCGGCGTCGTCGCGGAGATGGCCGACGACGTCGTGGTCATGTACGCCGGCCGCCCGGTCGAGCATGCGCCTATCGGCGAATTATTCAATACCCCGAAGCATCCCTACACCAAGGGCCTGCTCGGCTCCGTGCCCTCGATCTACGTGCGCAAGGAGCGCCTCGAGGCGATCGCGGGCCAGCCGCCGGACCTCAGCGGCGGCTTCGTCGGCTGCCCGTTCGCGCCGCGCTGCCCGAGCGTGATGGAGCGCTGCAAGACGGACGACCCGCCCCAGTTCCACCTGGCGGGCGAGCGCATGTCCAACTGCTGGCTGATCGAGGGGGAGTCCACGGAGAAGTCCCACCGCCACGAGTCGACGGGGGCGGCCAAGTGA
- a CDS encoding oligopeptide transporter, OPT family yields MTTHAKEAHKPYVSDKTEMAEYTWSAVIVGALLGIVFGASSLYLVLKVGMTVSASIPIAVLSITLFRLFSKLTGARQTTILENNMVQTVGSAGESIAFGVGVTMPALMILGYEMDAARVLIVSSLGGLLGVLMMIPLRRAFIVKQHGVLPYPEGTACADVLIVGEKGGSSAKTVFTGFGIASVYKVLMSGLKLWNDTPERMLNFFKGAAISGEVAPELVGVGYIIGTKISCVMVAGGVLASWVLIPAIKLFGDGLTAPLFPATKLIHDMSPAEIWKSYILYIGAGAVATGGIISLFQALPTIYSSLKSGIADILAGGTAKAAGPKLRTDEDMPNSVVVVGSLFLVLAIAAAPGLGLGFGVKGIIGAMLIVLFGFLFVTVSSRLTGEIGSSSNPISGMTVATLLLTCLIFVLLNHFDPNGGWVGKGARLTALSIAAIVCIAASNGGTTSQDLKTGYLVGATPRYQQLGLLVGALSSALVIGLTLLLLNNASTTYAKRDFPAITAPVADLTVTEGLQGSDSAIDAATYKVWHVGEGEVADLPQGKYLVDEAGKIKYLVDPGINGVETTRLDGTKVLKYNAPKARLMSLIIDGILTSKLPWGLVLLGVGIALVLELCQVPSLPFAVGVYLPLSSSTPIFVGGLMRWIADKWTKKTEAESDMSPGVLFSSGYIAGGAIAGIIVAILTMSPKVSAHLDMSERFAGVAGSDLTSVLAFGVLTVLLLLVGGEKWLSDKKKRA; encoded by the coding sequence ATGACCACGCACGCTAAAGAAGCGCACAAGCCCTACGTTTCCGACAAGACCGAGATGGCGGAGTACACGTGGTCGGCGGTCATCGTCGGCGCGCTTCTCGGCATCGTCTTCGGCGCCTCCTCTCTTTATCTCGTGCTCAAGGTCGGCATGACGGTGTCCGCGTCCATCCCGATCGCGGTCCTCTCCATCACGCTCTTCCGCCTCTTCTCCAAGCTCACCGGCGCCCGCCAGACGACCATCCTCGAGAACAACATGGTGCAGACCGTCGGCTCCGCCGGCGAGTCCATCGCCTTCGGCGTCGGCGTCACGATGCCCGCGCTGATGATCCTGGGCTACGAGATGGACGCGGCGCGCGTGCTCATCGTGTCCTCGCTCGGCGGCCTGCTCGGCGTGCTGATGATGATCCCGCTGCGACGCGCCTTCATCGTCAAGCAGCACGGCGTCCTGCCCTACCCCGAGGGCACGGCCTGCGCGGACGTCCTCATCGTCGGCGAGAAGGGCGGCTCCAGCGCCAAGACCGTGTTCACCGGCTTCGGCATCGCGTCCGTGTACAAGGTCCTCATGAGTGGCCTCAAGCTCTGGAACGACACGCCCGAGCGCATGCTCAACTTCTTCAAGGGCGCCGCGATCAGCGGCGAGGTGGCCCCCGAGCTCGTCGGCGTCGGCTACATCATCGGCACCAAGATCTCCTGCGTCATGGTCGCCGGCGGCGTGCTGGCCTCCTGGGTGCTCATCCCGGCCATCAAGCTGTTCGGCGACGGCCTCACGGCCCCGCTGTTCCCGGCCACGAAGCTCATCCACGACATGTCCCCGGCCGAGATCTGGAAGTCCTACATCCTCTACATCGGCGCGGGCGCGGTCGCGACCGGCGGCATCATCTCCTTGTTCCAGGCCCTGCCCACGATCTACTCCTCGCTCAAGTCCGGCATCGCCGACATCCTCGCGGGCGGCACGGCGAAGGCCGCCGGCCCGAAGCTGCGCACCGACGAGGACATGCCCAACTCCGTCGTCGTCGTCGGCAGCCTGTTCCTCGTGCTCGCGATCGCGGCGGCCCCGGGACTCGGCCTCGGCTTCGGCGTGAAGGGCATCATCGGCGCCATGCTGATCGTGCTGTTCGGCTTCCTGTTCGTGACCGTGTCCTCGCGCCTGACCGGCGAGATCGGCTCGTCCTCCAACCCGATCTCGGGCATGACGGTGGCGACCTTGCTGCTGACCTGCCTGATCTTCGTCCTTCTGAATCATTTCGACCCGAACGGCGGCTGGGTGGGCAAGGGCGCGCGCCTGACCGCGCTCTCCATCGCGGCCATCGTCTGCATCGCGGCCTCCAACGGCGGCACCACCTCGCAGGACCTCAAGACCGGCTACCTCGTCGGCGCCACGCCGCGCTACCAGCAGCTCGGCCTGCTCGTCGGCGCGCTGAGCTCGGCGCTCGTCATCGGCCTGACGCTCCTGCTCCTCAACAACGCGAGCACGACCTACGCCAAGCGGGACTTCCCAGCCATCACGGCCCCCGTCGCCGACCTGACGGTCACCGAGGGCCTGCAGGGCTCCGACTCCGCCATCGACGCCGCGACCTACAAGGTCTGGCACGTGGGCGAGGGAGAAGTGGCGGATCTGCCGCAAGGCAAATACCTCGTCGACGAGGCGGGCAAGATCAAGTACCTCGTGGACCCCGGCATCAACGGCGTGGAGACCACGCGCCTCGACGGCACCAAGGTCCTCAAGTACAACGCGCCCAAGGCGCGCCTGATGTCCTTGATCATCGACGGCATCCTGACCAGCAAGCTCCCGTGGGGGCTGGTCCTGCTCGGCGTGGGCATCGCCTTGGTCCTCGAGCTGTGCCAGGTGCCGTCCCTGCCGTTCGCGGTCGGCGTGTACCTGCCGCTGTCGTCCTCGACGCCGATCTTCGTCGGCGGCCTGATGCGCTGGATCGCGGACAAGTGGACCAAGAAGACCGAGGCCGAGTCGGACATGAGCCCGGGCGTCCTGTTCTCCTCCGGCTACATCGCGGGCGGCGCCATCGCCGGCATCATCGTGGCCATCCTGACGATGAGCCCGAAGGTCTCCGCGCACCTGGACATGAGCGAGCGCTTCGCCGGCGTCGCCGGCAGCGACCTGACCTCGGTCCTGGCCTTCGGCGTGCTGACGGTCCTGCTCCTGCTGGTGGGCGGGGAGAAGTGGCTCTCGGACAAGAAGAAGAGGGCTTAG
- a CDS encoding ABC transporter substrate-binding protein, protein MRSILLAALLAVPASAEVKNPDVFVYATIGDPDSLDPAWSYDTASHNILSNVYEYLLAYKGFGLAAKDLMPMISEKVPSKANGLVSADGRTYRFPIRKGVKFHGGTVLTPEDARYSILRFLLTDRDGGPASLLLEPILGVNGTRKGGKLDPKVVERAFKAVTVDKGVLVIRLERPFAPFLSILANFGAIVSKDFCMKNGQWDGEAATVERFNNPRRETMIPNDKADGTGAFKLERFDKTNKQTVLTRHDGYWRAPAKLRQVVIKVVDDFNTRKLMLQAGDADAVYGPQMYFPQLQSVPGAEVIDGLQNLERSSILMFTFKMNPTANQNIGSGRLDGNGVPPDFFSDKDARKAFAYSVDYDGYIKDILRGKGRRTSGVIPSTLPGGTSPKPQFALDPKKAEEHFRKAWGGRVWEKGFKVSFVFNAGSAPAQTIAQMVKKNVEALNPRFKVDLRMIQWSTYLEQTQANKIPLFLAAWQADYPDAHNFAFPIVHSAGYYAGKQGYKNPAVDAVIEEAAATADETKRAALYKRMQSLVDEDVPHVMLAEGVRYRAQRTWVKGFVYRPTFPDMPYGAYYYDLHKSAQ, encoded by the coding sequence ATGAGATCGATCCTGCTCGCCGCGCTCCTCGCCGTCCCCGCGTCCGCCGAGGTCAAGAACCCCGACGTCTTCGTGTACGCGACGATCGGAGACCCCGACAGCCTCGATCCGGCGTGGTCCTACGACACGGCGAGCCACAACATCCTCTCGAACGTCTACGAGTACCTGCTCGCCTACAAGGGCTTCGGCCTGGCCGCCAAGGACCTGATGCCGATGATCTCGGAGAAGGTGCCGAGCAAGGCCAACGGCCTCGTCTCCGCCGACGGCCGGACCTACCGCTTCCCGATCCGCAAGGGCGTGAAGTTCCACGGCGGGACGGTCCTCACGCCCGAGGACGCGCGCTACTCGATCCTGCGCTTCCTGCTGACCGACCGCGACGGCGGGCCCGCCTCTTTGCTGCTCGAGCCGATCCTCGGCGTGAACGGCACCCGCAAGGGCGGGAAGCTCGACCCGAAGGTCGTCGAGCGGGCGTTCAAGGCCGTGACGGTCGACAAGGGCGTCCTCGTGATCAGGCTCGAGCGGCCCTTCGCGCCGTTCCTCAGCATACTCGCCAACTTCGGCGCGATCGTCTCGAAGGACTTCTGCATGAAGAACGGCCAATGGGACGGCGAGGCGGCGACGGTCGAGCGGTTCAACAACCCCCGGCGCGAGACGATGATCCCCAACGACAAGGCCGACGGGACCGGCGCGTTCAAGCTCGAGCGCTTCGACAAGACGAACAAGCAGACCGTGCTGACGCGGCACGACGGCTACTGGCGCGCGCCCGCGAAGCTGCGCCAGGTCGTCATCAAGGTCGTCGACGACTTCAACACGCGCAAGCTGATGCTCCAGGCCGGCGACGCCGACGCGGTGTACGGGCCGCAGATGTACTTCCCCCAGCTGCAGAGCGTGCCGGGGGCCGAGGTCATCGACGGCCTGCAGAACCTCGAGCGCTCGTCGATCCTGATGTTCACGTTCAAGATGAACCCGACGGCCAACCAGAACATCGGCTCCGGCCGGCTCGACGGCAACGGCGTGCCGCCGGACTTCTTCTCCGACAAGGACGCGCGCAAGGCGTTCGCGTACAGCGTCGACTACGACGGGTACATCAAGGACATCCTGCGCGGCAAGGGACGGCGCACCTCGGGGGTCATCCCCTCGACCCTTCCCGGCGGGACGAGCCCCAAGCCGCAGTTCGCGCTCGACCCGAAGAAGGCGGAGGAGCACTTCCGCAAGGCCTGGGGAGGACGTGTATGGGAGAAGGGGTTCAAGGTCTCCTTCGTCTTCAACGCCGGCTCCGCGCCGGCCCAGACCATCGCCCAGATGGTCAAGAAGAACGTCGAGGCGCTGAACCCGAGGTTCAAGGTCGACCTGCGCATGATCCAGTGGTCGACCTACCTCGAGCAGACCCAGGCCAACAAGATCCCGCTGTTCCTCGCGGCCTGGCAGGCGGACTACCCCGACGCCCACAACTTCGCCTTCCCGATCGTCCACTCCGCGGGCTACTACGCCGGCAAGCAGGGCTACAAGAACCCGGCGGTGGACGCCGTCATCGAGGAGGCGGCCGCGACGGCCGACGAGACCAAGCGCGCCGCCCTGTACAAGAGGATGCAGTCCTTGGTCGACGAGGACGTCCCGCACGTGATGCTCGCCGAGGGCGTGCGCTACCGGGCCCAGCGGACCTGGGTGAAGGGCTTCGTCTACCGCCCGACCTTCCCGGACATGCCCTATGGAGCGTACTACTACGACCTCCATAAGTCCGCGCAATGA
- a CDS encoding Fic family protein: protein MFPVLPSKSTPTLEQLALDVASSAAALGRGFHPLILEEIARFMAKINSYYTNAMEGNPSRLKDIEAALNKKLSKDPLARNYQLEHLAHLRVQEAMFERLRLEPGLRVCSEAFLCWLHERFYLELPEAMRFAKTEGGDLVPVVPGELRDRGISVGRHDAPERRAEIRGFLAKFEEFLSPEALAGTRRLLGMAASHHRFLWIHPFSDGNGRVVRLFTSAYAARIGVGEGRLWSVTRAFARNRADYDGHLANADLPPRNSLDGRGPLSEEALADFCDFFLRACLEQIRYMDSALTLTELERRYRRYVDGLLGEKLVSRSGAKVLARLLTQGEVPRGEVAAICAVKTRRASIIIKELLDARAVRSETAYGALRLNITVDMAAALFPDLAQ from the coding sequence ATGTTCCCGGTCCTCCCGTCCAAATCAACGCCGACGCTCGAGCAACTGGCGCTGGACGTCGCCTCCTCCGCCGCCGCGCTCGGACGCGGCTTCCACCCCCTCATCCTCGAAGAGATCGCGCGTTTCATGGCGAAGATCAACAGCTACTACACGAACGCCATGGAGGGCAACCCGTCCAGGCTCAAAGACATCGAGGCGGCGCTCAACAAAAAACTATCGAAGGACCCCCTGGCCCGCAATTATCAGCTGGAGCACTTGGCCCACCTCCGCGTTCAAGAGGCGATGTTCGAGCGTCTGCGCCTCGAGCCCGGGCTTCGGGTCTGTTCCGAGGCGTTCCTGTGCTGGCTTCATGAGCGGTTCTATCTCGAGCTTCCCGAGGCGATGCGGTTCGCCAAGACCGAGGGCGGAGACCTCGTCCCGGTCGTGCCGGGCGAACTGCGCGACCGGGGCATCAGCGTGGGCCGGCACGACGCCCCCGAGAGGCGGGCGGAGATCCGGGGCTTTCTGGCCAAGTTCGAGGAGTTCCTCAGCCCCGAGGCGCTTGCCGGGACGCGCAGGCTCCTCGGCATGGCCGCCTCTCATCACCGCTTCCTGTGGATACATCCTTTCTCGGACGGGAATGGAAGGGTCGTGCGGCTCTTCACGAGCGCCTACGCCGCGCGCATCGGCGTGGGCGAAGGGCGGCTTTGGAGCGTCACGCGGGCCTTCGCGCGGAACCGGGCCGACTACGACGGGCATCTCGCGAACGCGGACCTTCCCCCCCGGAACTCGCTGGACGGACGCGGGCCTCTCTCTGAAGAGGCCTTGGCCGATTTCTGTGATTTCTTCCTGCGGGCCTGCCTGGAGCAGATCCGATACATGGATTCGGCGCTCACGCTGACGGAGCTCGAGCGGCGCTACCGACGCTACGTCGACGGCCTCTTGGGCGAAAAACTCGTCTCCAGATCCGGCGCCAAGGTCCTGGCGCGGCTGTTGACGCAGGGCGAGGTGCCTCGCGGCGAGGTGGCCGCGATCTGCGCGGTGAAGACGCGGCGGGCGTCCATCATCATCAAAGAACTGCTCGACGCGCGGGCCGTCCGCAGCGAGACGGCCTACGGGGCGCTGCGGCTCAATATCACCGTGGATATGGCCGCGGCGCTGTTTCCCGACCTCGCGCAATAG
- a CDS encoding ABC transporter substrate-binding protein, with amino-acid sequence MLRIALALLLTCPLGARASNDPAVLDYALGADVDTLDPHWAYDAVSLFVVDQVYETLIDFAGDSLDSFEPRVATVVPSLANGFLSKDGLTYAFPLRLGAKFHDGSALSAVDVKYSLMRFLLLDREGGPSNLLLTGLLGVRHTGELPPDVIFDLADKAIATEGGSVVLRLKKPFAPLLGILANFAHVVSKSHVTANGGWDGRKETWVKHRNPAKEASALYSRVNGTGPFRLESWDREGGKIALARNDAYWRKPAGLARVNLTTVAESRERRRRLAAGEIDVAFVERRYLDQFEGLPGVVVADGLPSLEAQNTVLFNLAVETKENPWLGSGRLGDGVPPDFFADAEVRKAFAFAFDYDAFIKEGYRSKAIQAHGPVPAVLFGYNPKQKPWPFSPYQAEGAFKRARNGEVWDKGFALSLAYTEGNSERRIACRLLKEGVEKVSPKFRVECRALPESKLLDEFRARRLPAFVYRWILDYPDPHNAVEPYLHSRGYFASMLGYSNPRADAMIEAAAAEIDPAKRKALYAELQALAIYDAPAIFTADSYSIVVRRAKVLGWLYHPIQPYGTLYEVTKIP; translated from the coding sequence GTGCTGAGAATAGCGCTCGCGCTGCTCCTGACCTGCCCGTTAGGCGCCCGCGCCTCCAACGACCCCGCCGTCCTCGACTACGCCCTCGGCGCCGACGTGGACACGCTCGACCCGCACTGGGCCTACGACGCGGTCTCGCTGTTCGTCGTCGACCAGGTCTACGAGACCTTGATCGACTTCGCGGGGGACTCCCTCGACTCCTTCGAGCCGCGCGTCGCGACCGTCGTGCCGTCCCTGGCCAACGGCTTCCTCTCCAAGGACGGCCTGACCTACGCCTTCCCGCTGCGCCTGGGCGCGAAGTTCCACGACGGCTCGGCCTTGTCGGCCGTGGACGTGAAGTACTCGCTGATGCGCTTCCTGCTGCTCGACCGCGAGGGGGGGCCGTCGAACCTCCTGCTGACGGGGCTGTTGGGCGTGCGTCATACCGGCGAGCTGCCGCCCGACGTGATCTTCGACCTGGCCGACAAGGCCATCGCGACCGAGGGCGGCTCCGTCGTGCTCCGCCTGAAGAAGCCCTTCGCCCCGCTGCTGGGCATACTGGCCAACTTCGCCCACGTCGTGTCGAAAAGCCACGTGACCGCCAACGGCGGCTGGGACGGGCGCAAGGAGACCTGGGTCAAGCACCGCAATCCGGCCAAGGAAGCCTCCGCGCTCTATTCCCGCGTCAACGGCACCGGCCCCTTCCGGCTCGAGTCCTGGGACCGGGAGGGCGGGAAGATCGCGCTCGCGCGCAACGACGCCTACTGGCGCAAGCCCGCGGGCCTCGCGCGGGTCAACCTGACGACGGTCGCGGAATCGCGCGAACGGCGACGGCGGCTCGCGGCGGGGGAGATCGACGTCGCGTTCGTCGAGCGGCGCTACCTGGACCAGTTCGAGGGCCTGCCCGGCGTGGTGGTGGCCGACGGCCTGCCCTCGCTCGAGGCCCAGAACACGGTGCTGTTCAACCTCGCCGTCGAGACGAAGGAGAACCCCTGGCTCGGGAGCGGCCGGCTCGGAGACGGCGTGCCGCCGGATTTCTTCGCCGACGCGGAGGTGCGCAAGGCCTTCGCGTTCGCCTTCGACTACGACGCCTTCATAAAGGAGGGCTACCGGAGCAAGGCCATCCAGGCGCACGGGCCCGTGCCGGCGGTGCTGTTCGGCTACAACCCGAAGCAGAAGCCCTGGCCGTTCTCTCCTTATCAGGCCGAGGGCGCGTTCAAGCGCGCGAGGAACGGGGAGGTCTGGGACAAGGGCTTCGCCCTGTCGCTGGCCTACACCGAGGGCAACTCCGAGCGCCGCATCGCCTGCCGCCTGCTCAAGGAGGGCGTCGAGAAGGTCAGCCCCAAGTTCCGCGTGGAGTGCCGCGCTCTGCCCGAGTCCAAGCTGCTCGACGAGTTCCGCGCCCGGCGCCTGCCCGCGTTCGTGTACCGCTGGATCCTCGACTACCCGGACCCGCACAACGCCGTCGAGCCGTACCTGCACTCCCGCGGCTACTTCGCCTCGATGCTCGGCTACTCCAACCCGCGCGCCGACGCGATGATCGAGGCCGCGGCGGCCGAGATCGACCCGGCCAAGCGCAAGGCGCTGTACGCGGAGCTTCAGGCCCTGGCGATCTACGACGCGCCCGCGATCTTCACCGCGGACAGCTACAGCATCGTCGTCCGCCGGGCGAAGGTGCTCGGCTGGCTGTATCACCCCATCCAACCCTACGGCACGCTGTACGAGGTCACCAAAATCCCATGA